In Streptomyces sp. NBC_00483, a single window of DNA contains:
- the pip gene encoding prolyl aminopeptidase, which produces MPLYPPLEPYAQGLLDVGDGNRIHWETCGNPRGRPAVVLHGGPGSGAAPFTRRLFDPERYRIVLLDQRGAGRSTPPASAYDTDMRVNTLPKLIADLELLRAHLGIERWLVWGVSFGSVLALRYAQTHRDAISGLVLTGLATGSQEEVDLLTRGLGAVFPEAFAAFLDGLPEGERDGDLAAAYNRLLESPDPAVRERAALAWTDWETACVSQPPRSVPRYQDPDFRYGFARTVTHYFSRNHFLDGPDTVLRDLPLLKGVPAVVVQGKVDLGNLLGIPWRLAQAWPDAELIVVDDVGHNAGAPGITDELVAALDRFGGPGDRFAGPDRLSGSGAA; this is translated from the coding sequence ATGCCTCTGTATCCGCCGCTCGAACCCTATGCCCAGGGCCTGTTGGACGTGGGTGACGGCAATCGGATCCACTGGGAGACCTGTGGCAATCCGCGGGGCAGGCCCGCCGTCGTGCTGCACGGCGGGCCCGGGTCCGGGGCCGCGCCCTTCACCCGGCGCCTGTTCGACCCGGAGCGCTACCGGATCGTGCTGCTCGACCAGCGCGGCGCGGGCCGCTCCACACCGCCGGCGAGTGCGTACGACACCGACATGCGCGTCAATACGCTGCCGAAGCTGATCGCCGACCTGGAACTGCTCCGCGCCCACCTCGGCATCGAGCGCTGGCTGGTGTGGGGCGTGTCCTTCGGGTCCGTCCTGGCCCTGCGGTACGCGCAGACGCACCGGGACGCCATCTCCGGACTCGTTCTGACGGGCCTGGCGACGGGCAGCCAGGAAGAAGTCGACTTGTTGACGCGGGGGCTCGGCGCGGTGTTCCCGGAGGCGTTCGCCGCGTTCCTCGACGGGCTGCCCGAGGGGGAGCGGGACGGTGACCTCGCTGCCGCGTACAACCGGCTCCTGGAGTCGCCCGACCCGGCCGTGCGCGAGCGGGCGGCGCTCGCCTGGACCGACTGGGAGACGGCGTGCGTCTCGCAGCCGCCGCGCTCCGTGCCCCGCTACCAGGACCCGGACTTCCGGTACGGCTTCGCGCGTACCGTCACGCACTACTTCTCCCGCAACCACTTCCTGGACGGGCCCGACACGGTGCTGCGCGACCTGCCGCTGCTCAAGGGGGTTCCGGCGGTGGTGGTGCAGGGGAAGGTGGACCTGGGCAATCTGCTCGGCATCCCGTGGCGGCTCGCGCAGGCCTGGCCGGACGCCGAGCTGATCGTCGTGGACGACGTGGGGCACAACGCGGGCGCGCCCGGCATCACCGATGAACTGGTCGCGGCCCTGGACAGGTTCGGCGGGCCGGGCGACCGGTTCGCCGGGCCGGACAGGCTCAGCGGGAGCGGCGCCGCCTGA